A region of Pseudomonas putida DNA encodes the following proteins:
- a CDS encoding TonB-dependent siderophore receptor, with the protein MSSTPQRHPLNRALHGAFLGLVVSSYALPSLAQPVPADHNSPLQQWNIPGGPLAPALDRFARQAGISLSYDAQSIGNRTTQGVQGTLETPAALSSLLQGTELQPEQHGTNAYLIIAQTKPSGPLELGATEDYRLAPVIINAKVKANADDDADSVVAKELWVGGKVATSILNTPASVSVVTRKEMEQRSVSTTEEALLYTPGVISDFYGSDDRNDYFQIRGFQATTYRDGLTLSSMRGVREDPYAYERIEILRGANSTLFGPADPGGSVNFVTKQPRFEQFGQGYVTYGSYDHAETGIDVGDALNDEKTVAGRFTAKMQNSDREYDHSQDDNRFVMGGLTWAPTDYTSATVILDYLKTDSSPNSGGYPLDKEYDRSDFYGEPSYNFHNVERTSLSGNITHDFDNGFVLRSNLRYSELSDDFGYAYLSDSPSRVGTTIPRYVFGTDSDADQLNGNLMLQYDAQFEHIDSSTLVGVEYLDSTTTQSSVYGLAPSIDIANPVFTGVPGGITPYTRKKNDATTKAVFLQQNLSFYDRLIATAGVRNDAMDLSSKEYIGGAASENDSFSETSYRGALTYIVNDEVSTYVSMVESVSPPQVGVTPQTGRQYEVGVKYSPMGMDALFSAAIYDLTQENVTIAVVLPSGIIEQQTVGESRVRGLDLEAKAQVTQDISVIGAYSYMESEVLRGALYDGSSLKGKEFTTAPKHSASLWSYYSIPDTDVSVGLGARYVGAYYMDAANTKKSEGTTLFDAALNYQIAKGTDLALNVSNLFDEQHVVGSGTANYYNPGREVTAKLSYSW; encoded by the coding sequence ATGAGTTCGACCCCACAGCGCCATCCATTGAATCGAGCCCTGCACGGCGCCTTCCTGGGGCTGGTTGTCAGCAGCTATGCATTGCCATCGCTTGCGCAACCGGTGCCCGCTGATCACAACAGCCCGCTACAGCAGTGGAACATCCCGGGTGGCCCGCTGGCGCCGGCACTCGACCGCTTTGCGCGCCAGGCGGGCATCAGCCTGTCTTACGATGCGCAGAGCATCGGCAACCGCACCACCCAAGGCGTGCAGGGCACCCTCGAAACGCCGGCAGCACTGTCGTCATTGTTGCAGGGGACCGAGTTACAGCCGGAGCAGCATGGCACGAATGCCTACCTGATCATTGCGCAAACCAAGCCTTCCGGCCCGCTCGAACTTGGCGCGACCGAGGACTATCGGCTGGCGCCTGTCATCATCAATGCCAAGGTCAAGGCCAATGCTGACGACGACGCCGACTCGGTGGTCGCCAAGGAGCTTTGGGTCGGTGGCAAGGTCGCGACCAGTATCCTCAACACGCCCGCGTCTGTGTCTGTCGTTACCCGCAAGGAAATGGAGCAGCGCAGCGTCAGCACCACCGAAGAAGCCCTGCTCTACACCCCAGGCGTTATCAGCGACTTCTATGGCTCGGACGATCGCAACGACTACTTCCAGATCCGCGGCTTCCAGGCCACCACCTACCGTGACGGCCTGACCCTGAGCTCGATGCGCGGTGTGCGCGAAGACCCTTACGCCTACGAGCGCATCGAGATTCTGCGCGGCGCCAACTCCACCCTGTTCGGCCCGGCCGACCCCGGTGGCTCGGTCAACTTCGTGACCAAGCAGCCGCGCTTCGAGCAGTTCGGCCAGGGCTATGTCACGTATGGCTCCTACGATCATGCCGAGACTGGCATCGATGTGGGCGATGCCCTGAACGACGAAAAAACCGTGGCCGGTCGCTTCACGGCCAAGATGCAGAACAGCGACCGCGAGTACGACCACTCGCAGGACGACAACCGCTTCGTGATGGGTGGCCTGACCTGGGCGCCGACCGACTACACCTCGGCCACGGTGATTCTGGACTACCTGAAAACCGACAGTTCGCCGAACAGCGGTGGTTATCCACTGGACAAGGAATACGACCGCAGCGATTTCTACGGTGAGCCCAGCTACAACTTCCACAACGTCGAGCGCACCAGCCTCAGCGGCAACATCACCCACGATTTCGACAACGGTTTCGTGCTGCGCAGCAACCTGCGTTACAGCGAGTTGAGTGATGACTTTGGCTACGCCTACCTGAGTGATAGCCCGTCGCGTGTTGGCACCACGATTCCACGCTACGTGTTTGGTACCGACAGCGACGCCGATCAACTCAACGGCAACCTCATGCTGCAATACGATGCCCAGTTCGAGCACATCGACAGCAGCACCCTGGTGGGGGTGGAGTATCTCGACTCGACCACCACGCAAAGCTCCGTCTACGGCCTGGCGCCTTCCATCGATATCGCCAACCCGGTCTTCACCGGCGTGCCTGGCGGCATCACGCCCTATACCCGCAAGAAGAACGACGCCACGACCAAGGCTGTTTTCCTGCAACAGAACCTGTCGTTCTACGACCGCTTGATCGCGACCGCAGGTGTGCGCAATGACGCCATGGACCTGTCCAGCAAGGAATACATCGGCGGCGCTGCGAGTGAAAACGACAGCTTCTCTGAAACCTCTTACCGCGGTGCGTTGACCTATATCGTCAACGATGAGGTTTCGACCTATGTGAGCATGGTCGAATCTGTTTCGCCGCCTCAAGTGGGCGTTACACCGCAGACGGGTCGGCAGTACGAAGTGGGCGTGAAGTATTCGCCCATGGGGATGGACGCATTGTTCTCCGCTGCCATTTATGACCTGACCCAGGAAAACGTCACCATCGCCGTGGTGCTGCCGAGCGGCATCATCGAGCAGCAGACAGTTGGCGAGTCGCGCGTACGCGGCCTCGACCTGGAGGCCAAAGCGCAAGTGACGCAAGACATCAGCGTGATCGGCGCTTATTCGTATATGGAGTCCGAAGTGCTGCGTGGGGCGCTGTATGACGGTTCGTCGCTCAAGGGTAAAGAATTCACCACTGCACCGAAGCATTCTGCTTCGCTGTGGAGCTACTACAGCATCCCTGATACTGACGTGAGCGTTGGGCTGGGGGCGCGGTATGTGGGGGCTTACTACATGGATGCCGCCAACACCAAGAAAAGCGAGGGCACAACGTTGTTTGATGCGGCGTTGAATTACCAGATTGCCAAGGGGACTGACCTGGCGCTGAATGTCAGCAACCTGTTTGACGAGCAGCATGTGGTGGGGTCGGGGACGGCGAATTATTACAACCCAGGGCGGGAAGTCACTGCCAAGTTGAGTTACAGCTGGTAA
- a CDS encoding TetR/AcrR family transcriptional regulator, producing MRKVDPEKHQAKLQQILGAAVACFAEKGFRGTSTNEICAAAGMSPGNLFHYFPNKQAVIEAIVEEDRREMSERFAQLAEEPDAIRAIEQLAKGLLKQCADPVYAKIGVEVVAESMRNPEMATLVAASEASIKGDLVTLLRRGIAQGQIDASLDPKIAATWLIALIDGAVSRSVLDRDFKLKAYAPTLMRMIRRFLE from the coding sequence ATGAGAAAGGTCGACCCTGAGAAACACCAGGCCAAGCTGCAGCAAATCCTCGGCGCCGCTGTGGCGTGCTTTGCCGAGAAAGGTTTTCGAGGCACTTCGACCAACGAGATCTGTGCAGCGGCGGGCATGAGCCCAGGCAACCTGTTCCACTACTTCCCCAACAAACAGGCCGTGATCGAGGCCATTGTGGAGGAAGACCGGCGTGAAATGAGCGAACGCTTCGCCCAACTTGCCGAAGAGCCCGATGCCATTCGGGCTATCGAGCAATTGGCAAAGGGCCTGCTCAAGCAGTGCGCCGACCCTGTCTACGCCAAGATCGGCGTCGAGGTCGTTGCCGAGAGCATGCGCAACCCCGAGATGGCAACCTTGGTCGCTGCCAGCGAGGCGTCGATCAAGGGCGATCTGGTTACGCTTTTGCGGCGGGGCATCGCCCAAGGTCAGATTGATGCATCCCTGGACCCGAAGATCGCTGCTACATGGCTCATCGCGCTCATTGACGGTGCAGTCTCCCGCTCCGTGCTGGACCGGGACTTCAAGCTCAAAGCCTATGCGCCAACGCTGATGCGCATGATCCGGCGCTTTCTCGAATAA